A genomic region of Hypomesus transpacificus isolate Combined female chromosome 19, fHypTra1, whole genome shotgun sequence contains the following coding sequences:
- the LOC124481453 gene encoding myoblast determination protein 1 homolog 1: MELPDIPFTSADDFYDDPCFNTSDMQFFEDLDPRLVHVGLLKPEDHHHNEDEHIRAPSGHHQAGRCLLWACKACKRKTTNADRRKAATMRERRRLGKVNDAFETLKRCTSTNPNQRLPKVEILRNAISYIESLQALLRVGQEENYYPVLDHYSGDSDVSSPRSNCSDGMMDFNGPSCPPRRRDNYDRTYFNEAPNDSRTKNSVISSLDCLSSIVERITTDTSSCPAVQEGSDCGPCSPQEGSVVSETGAPIPSPTNCVPASHDPNTVYQVL, translated from the exons ATGGAGTTGCCGGATATTCCTTTTACCTCTGCAGATGATTTTTACGACGACCCTTGTTTTAATACAAGTGACATGCAGTTCTTTGAAGACCTCGACCCGAGACTGGTGCATGTTGGTCTCCTAAAGCCGGAGGATCACCATCACAACGAGGACGAGCATATTCGAGCTCCGAGTGGGCACCACCAGGCTGGCAGGTGCCTGTTATGGGCATGCAAAGCCTGCAAAAGGAAGACCACCAATGCAGACCGTAGGAAAGCTGCTACTatgcgggagaggaggagacttgGCAAGGTCAATGACGCATTCGAGACACTGAAAAGATGTACCTCCACGAACCCAAACCAGAGGCTCCCCAAAGTAGAAATACTGCGTAATGCCATCAGCTATATCGAGTCCCTCCAGGCCTTGCTTCGGGTCGGACAGGAGGAGAACTATTACCCCGTTCTGGATCACTATAGTGGGGACTCAGATGTGTCCAGTCCTCGCTCCAACTGCTCTGACGGCATG ATGGACTTTAATGGGCCTTCATGTCCCCCAAGACGAAGAGACAACTATGATCGCACCTATTTTAATGAAGCACCAAATG ATTCCAGAACCAAGAACTCTGTAATTTCCAGCTTAGACTGTTTATCAAGCATCGTCGAGCGAATTACGACGGACACTTCAAGCTGCCCCGCAGTACAGGAGGGGTCCGACTGTGGCCCTTGCTCCCCTCAAGAGGGTTCTGTCGTTAGCGAGACTGGAGCACCCATACCGTCTCCTACCAACTGCGTCCCGGCATCGCATGACCCCAACACTGTCTACCAGGTGTTGTGA